AGGATCTCGGCGTCGAACCAGGGATTGCCGCCGAGGGCTTCGGCGACGTAGGGGCGCATGATGGCGATCAGTTCGCCGGCGGCGACATATTTGCGCAGGGCGCGG
This window of the Candidatus Hydrogenedentota bacterium genome carries:
- a CDS encoding ADP-heptose--LPS heptosyltransferase, with protein sequence MRLGIFLPNWIGDVAMATPAIRALRKYVAAGELIAIMRPYVAEALGGNPWFDAEIL